A stretch of Ipomoea triloba cultivar NCNSP0323 chromosome 13, ASM357664v1 DNA encodes these proteins:
- the LOC116002743 gene encoding uncharacterized membrane protein At4g09580 yields MEGEAVGTSSSSASETAEAGASRCGFDGRNGGKGGGVNSSRSAKFPLTLWEIAVASGVVLGFASGLLGVYFTMPASDYSFLKLPRTLEDIQMLRDQLGSYTSDYTLQVLVGYCVVYIFMQTFMIPGTIFMSLLAGALFGVFKGVALVVFAATAGASSCYFLSKLIGRPLVFSLWPDKLTFFQNQVAKRRKGLLNYMLFLRVTPTLPNTFINVASPIVDVPYHIFFLATFIGLIPATYVTVRAGIALSELQSLGDLYDFNSIATLFVIGAVSITPTLMGSNRKS; encoded by the exons ATGGAGGGAGAAGCGGTGGGAACATCGTCGTCGTCGGCGTCTGAAACTGCAGAGGCCGGCGCTTCGAGATGTGGGTTTGATGGGCGGAATGGGGGCAAGGGCGGTGGTGTAAACAGCTCGAGATCGGCTAAGTTCCCGCTGACCCTCTGGGAGATTGCGGTGGCGAGCGGCGTCGTTTTGGGCTTCGCATCCGGGCTGCTCGGCGTGTATTTCACCATGCCGGCTTCCGATTACAGCTTCCTCAAGCTTCCGAGGACTCTTGAAGACATCCAAATGTTAAG GGATCAACTGGGGAGTTATACGAGCGACTACACTTTGCAGGTCCTTGTTGGCTACTGCGTAGTCTACATTTTTATGCAGACATTTATGATCCCTGGGACTATTTTCATGTCTTTACTTGCGGGGGCACTCTTTGGAGTCTTTAAGGGTGTAGCTCTGGTTGTGTTCGCTGCTACTGCCGGTGCTTCATCGTGCTATTTCTTATCCAAACTAATTGGACGGCCCCTTGTTTTCTCCCTCTGGCCTGATAAGTTGACGTTCTTCCAGAACCAG GTGGCTAAACGAAGGAAAGGGCTGCTGAACTACATGCTATTCCTAAGAGTAACACCGACACTCCCAAACACGTTTATTAATGTTGCTTCACCAATTGTAGATGTGCCTTACCATATTTTCTTCCTGGCAACATTTATTGGGCTTATTCCTGCCACTTATGTTACTGTCCGG GCTGGAATCGCGTTGAGTGAATTGCAGTCATTGGGCGACCTATACGACTTCAACTCTATAGCCACGCTGTTTGTCATAGGAGCGGTCAGCATTACCCCCACGTTGATGGGCAGCAATAGGAAATCATAG
- the LOC116001325 gene encoding uncharacterized protein LOC116001325, with protein sequence MVYSSGLSGGIALLWKIRNSVNLVSYSIDVRVALANAKEWRLTGYYRHPERHNGEASWNLIRSLSNNSDLPWLMLGDLTKNSEKRGLRQQPNALIDGFNSALNDSGFHDIGMHGYQFTWSRGRGTPGWVEEREEKQRHFTYSFRFKNVWLEEEECQNIVLNGADLPSRIDLCAQILSHWGGSYDNKFQKIKEDYRRRLDYLKPKQDQASMDEYCTIERVSHIVKFGRNLLETEIKTTLVVSSGWQYKIFPPVCFGEEKEKPHYSVSNCVSACQFPQGLGKANIVLLPKKQTLETVAELRPIALCNTIYKVIAKLLANRMKGMLRGLIAFVPNRLITDNKLIAAEAGHFLRRKVGGVQGLAGLKLDMAKAYDRMEWDYVRFMLTKFSFADEWVNLIMLCLSALIRDAEMKGTIHGCQIARGAPAVTHLISNTPTETRAMISNCIAVPIAADFGKYLGLPSVIGRNKTEVFKYIDQKIRQRVGSWQKKLLSCARKETLIKSVAQSLPTYSMSVYLLPDSLCDTLQKVMNKYFWESGGGNSRGVHWLSWDRLAFPKGQGGLGFKS encoded by the exons ATGGTCTATTCTTCGGGACTCAGCGGTGGTATAGCTTTGCTCTGGAAAATAAGGAATTCAGTTAACCTCGTAAGCTACTCTATTGATGTCAGGGTAGCACTGGCAAACGCAAAGGAATGGCGGCTTACAGGCTATTATAGGCACCCTGAAAGGCATAACGGAGAGGCCTCCTGGAATCTAATCCGATCACTAAGCAACAATTCTGATTTGCCTTGGCTAATGTTGGGCGATTTAACAAAGAATTCGGAGAAACGGGGGCTCAGGCAACAACCAAATGCTTTAATAGATGGTTTCAATTCTGCTTTAAATGACAGTGGATTTCATGATATTGGCATGCATGGGTACCAGTTCACTTGGTCAAGGGGCAGGGGCACACCCGGATGGGTCGAGGAACG GGAGGAGAAACAGAGACATTTCACGTACAGTTTCAGATTCAAAAATGTTTGGTTAGAGGAAGAGGAATGCCAGAACATTGTCCTAAATGGCGCAGATTTACCTTCCCGGATTGATCTGTGCGCTCAAATACTTAGTCACTGGGGAGGCTCCTATgacaacaagttccagaaaaTTAAAGAGGATTATCGGAGGAGACTTGATTACCTCAAACCGAAGCAGGATCAGGCCTCAATGGATGAGTATTGTACAATAGAGAGAGTTTCACACATTGTTAAATTCGGAAGAAATCTATTGGAAACAGAGATCAAAACAACACTGGTTGTCAGCAGTGGATGGCAATACAAGATTTTTCCACCAGTATGCTTCGgggaggaaaaagaaaaaccgCATT ATTCTGTTAGTAATTGTGTCTCCGCGTGCCAGTTTCCACAAGGGTTAGGCAAGGCAAACATAGTTCTGCTCCCGAAAAAGCAAACTCTAGAAACAGTGGCAGAGCTGCGTCCGATAGCATTGTGCAACACTATCTACAAGGTCATTGCTAAATTACTCGCAAACAGGATGAAAGGCATGCTAAGAGGTTTAATTGCCTTCGTTCCAAACCGGCTTATTACGGACAACAAACTAATTGCAGCAGAGGCCGGGCATTTTCTGCGTAGAAAGGTGGGTGGTGTACAAGGTTTGGCGGGTCTGAAACTAGACATGGCAAAGGCATACGACCGCATGGAGTGGGATTATGTTCGATTTATGCTGACGAAGTTCAGTTTTGCAGACGAGTGGGTGAACCTAATAATGCTAT GTTTATCTGCACTGATTAGAGATGCTGAAATGAAAGGCACCATCCATGGATGCCAAATTGCCAGAGGTGCCCCGGCTGTCACGCATTTGAT CAGCAACACCCCGACTGAAACTCGTGCTATGATAAGCAACTGTATTGCCGTTCCGATAGCAGCAGACTTTGGAAAATATCTCGGTCTCCCCTCAGTCATCGGCCGGAATAAAACGGAGGTGTTCAAATATATTGACCAAAAGATTCGACAGCGCGTTGGTTCGTGGCAGAAGAAGCTCCTTTCCTGTGCCAGGAAGGAAACTTTGATCAAGAGCGTTGCTCAGTCTCTGCCAACATACTCAATGAGCGTTTATCTGCTACCGGATTCGTTGTGTGACACTCTGCAAAAAGTGATGAACAAGTACTTCTGGGAGAGTGGCGGAGGAAATAGCAGGGGTGTGCATTGGCTATCTTGGGATCGTTTGGCTTTTCCAAAAGGTCAAGGTGGCTTGGGCTTCAAGAGTTGA
- the LOC116002726 gene encoding myb-related protein 308, with protein MGRYPCCKDSEEVKKGPWTPEEDQKLSDYVSKNGHGNWQMLPKKAGLNRCGKSCRLRWTNYLRPDIKRGGFSQEEEQIIINLHSSLGNKWSRIAAHLPGRTDNEIKNFWNTNLRKKLLRMGIDPKTHQPITDINLLLNLSHQIMLSNTNNPLGSALRLQNILQFLNSYPILFPTNKQENFPMGLDYNNTINTINNYVSTATQNSSDFIGSDFNPHMKMLTDNAGENNNDHSEYSLPSLVQSSSEYIPTLDQTIMPSPGLEANNNEFLAWEEFLKNEEDYSSPLWNDILQAKQM; from the exons ATGGGGAGGTATCCATGCTGCAAAGACAGTGAGGAGGTGAAGAAAGGGCCATGGACGCCGGAGGAGGACCAGAAACTGTCGGATTATGTGAGTAAAAATGGCCATGGAAACTGGCAGATGCTCCCCAAGAAAGCTGGTCTTAACAGGTGTGGGAAGAGTTGTCGACTGAGGTGGACAAATTACCTAAGACCTGATATTAAGAGGGGAGGTTTCTCCCAGGAAGAGGAACAAATCATCATCAATCTCCATTCTTCTCTCGGAAACAA GTGGTCAAGGATTGCAGCTCATCTCCCTGGAAGAACTGACAATGAAATCAAGAATTTCTGGAACACAAATCTGAGGAAAAAGCTTCTAAGAATGGGAATTGATCCAAAAACACACCAACCAATAACTGATATAAATCTCCTATTAAACCTCTCTCATCAAATTATGCTTTCCAACACAAATAATCCTTTGGGGTCTGCTCTTAGGTTACAAAACATCCTTCAATTCCTCAACTCCTATCCAATACTATTTCCTACTAATAAGCAAGAAAATTTTCCAATGGGATTAGATTATAATAACACTATCAATACAATCAATAATTACGTTTCTACTGCTACCCAGAATTCTTCAGATTTTATTGGCTCTGACTTTAACCCACACATGAAAATGCTTACAGATAATGCTGGTGAAAATAATAATGACCATTCAGAATATTCACTTCCATCTCTAGTTCAAAGTTCCTCTGAATATATTCCCACTTTGGACCAAACTATAATGCCCTCACCTGGGCTAGAAGCCAATAATAATGAGTTTCTGGCATGGGAAGAGtttctgaaaaatgaagaaGATTATTCTTCGCCTCTTTGGAATGATATTCTGCAAGCTAAACAGATGTAG